The Nitrogeniibacter aestuarii genome has a window encoding:
- the ilvC gene encoding ketol-acid reductoisomerase — protein MKVYYDKDADLSLIKGKKVTIVGYGSQGHAHAQNLNDSGVKVTVGLRKGGASWDKAKNAGLKVEEIAKAVKTADVVMILLPDENIPQVYNEEVGPNMKKGATLAFAHGFNVHYNQVVPRADLDVIMVAPKGPGHTVRSEYLKGGGVPSLIAIHQDVSGKARDIALSYAAANGGTKGGVIETNFREETETDLFGEQAVLCGGAVELVKMGFETLVEAGYAPEMAYFECLHELKLIVDLMYEGGIANMNYSISNNAEYGEYVTGPEVINEESRYAMREALKRIQTGEYAKMFIQEGKTNYPSMTARRRLNAEHPIEQVGGQLREMMPWIKKNKLVDQSKN, from the coding sequence ATGAAAGTTTATTACGACAAGGACGCCGACCTCTCCCTGATCAAGGGCAAGAAGGTCACCATCGTGGGTTACGGTTCGCAGGGCCACGCCCATGCTCAGAACCTCAATGACTCCGGCGTCAAGGTCACCGTCGGCCTGCGCAAGGGCGGCGCTTCCTGGGACAAGGCCAAGAACGCCGGTCTCAAGGTCGAGGAAATCGCCAAGGCGGTCAAGACTGCCGACGTGGTCATGATCCTGCTGCCGGACGAGAACATTCCGCAGGTGTACAACGAAGAAGTCGGCCCGAACATGAAGAAGGGTGCCACCCTGGCCTTCGCTCACGGCTTCAACGTGCATTACAACCAGGTCGTGCCGCGCGCCGACCTGGACGTGATCATGGTGGCCCCGAAGGGCCCGGGTCACACCGTGCGTTCCGAGTACCTGAAGGGCGGCGGCGTGCCGAGCCTGATCGCCATCCATCAGGACGTGTCCGGCAAGGCCCGCGACATCGCCCTGTCCTACGCGGCTGCCAATGGCGGCACCAAGGGCGGCGTGATCGAAACCAACTTCCGCGAAGAGACCGAAACCGATCTGTTCGGTGAACAGGCCGTGCTCTGCGGCGGCGCCGTCGAGCTGGTCAAGATGGGTTTCGAAACCCTGGTCGAAGCTGGCTACGCGCCGGAAATGGCCTACTTCGAATGCCTGCACGAGCTCAAGCTGATCGTTGATCTCATGTACGAAGGCGGTATCGCCAACATGAACTACTCCATCTCCAACAACGCGGAGTATGGCGAGTACGTGACCGGCCCCGAAGTCATCAACGAAGAGTCCCGCTACGCCATGCGTGAAGCACTCAAGCGCATCCAGACCGGTGAATACGCCAAGATGTTCATCCAGGAAGGCAAGACGAACTACCCGTCCATGACGGCCCGCCGTCGCCTGAATGCCGAACACCCGATCGAGCAGGTCGGTGGCCAGCTGCGCGAGATGATGCCGTGGATCAAGAAAAACAAGCTGGTCGACCAGTCCAAGAACTGA
- the ilvN gene encoding acetolactate synthase small subunit has protein sequence MRHVIALLIENEAGALSRVSGLFSARGYNIESLTVAPTEDPSLSRMTIITTGSDDIIEQITKQLNKLVDVVKVVDLSEAAHIERELMLIKVRATGKDREEMKRMADIFRGRVIDATESSYVIELTGNQTKLDSFIGAIDNSLILETVRSGISGIGRGDRILKL, from the coding sequence ATGCGTCACGTCATTGCCCTGTTGATCGAAAACGAAGCCGGCGCCCTCTCGCGCGTCTCCGGCCTGTTCTCGGCCCGCGGCTACAACATCGAATCGCTCACCGTCGCGCCGACCGAGGACCCGTCCCTGTCGCGCATGACGATCATCACCACCGGCTCGGACGACATCATCGAGCAGATCACCAAGCAGCTGAACAAGCTGGTCGATGTGGTCAAGGTGGTCGACCTGTCCGAAGCGGCGCACATCGAGCGCGAACTCATGCTCATCAAGGTGCGCGCCACCGGCAAGGACCGCGAAGAGATGAAACGCATGGCCGACATTTTCCGTGGCCGTGTCATCGACGCCACCGAGTCGAGCTATGTCATCGAATTGACAGGCAATCAGACCAAACTGGATTCATTCATCGGCGCCATCGACAACAGCCTGATCCTGGAAACCGTGCGTTCCGGCATCTCGGGCATCGGTCGTGGTGACCGTATTCTGAAACTCTGA
- a CDS encoding acetolactate synthase 3 catalytic subunit, which yields MVLTGAEIVIRCLQEEKVDYVFGYPGGAVLFIYDELFKQDQVRHVLVRHEQAAVHAADAYARSTEKIGVALVTSGPGATNAVTGIATAFCDSIPMVIISGQVPTAAIGQDAFQEVDTVGITRPCVKHNFLVKSVAEIAPTIKKAFYLANTGRPGPVLVDIPKDVTAQKGEYSYPDSVDMRSYNPVVKGHHGQIKKAIKLLKQAKRPMIYTGGGVVLGNAAEALTTLVRKLGMPVTNTLMGLGGYPATDKQYLGMPGMHGTYEANMSMHFSDVLLAVGARFDDRVIGDPNHFGQEPRQIIHIDIDPSSISKRVKVDVPIVGDVKEVLEEMIRLVDTAEEEQDEAALATWWKQIDEWRSRDCMKYKNSDEIIKPQFVVEKLWEVTGGDAIITSDVGQHQMWAAQYYKFDKPRRWLNSGGLGTMGVGMPYAMGAQLAHPDMQVACVTGEASIQMNIQELSTCKQFRLPIKICNLNNRYLGMVRQWQELFHGGRYSESYMDSLPDFAKLAESYGHIGIQVKNPSDVEGALREAFSRKNDLVFLDFLVDQTENVYPMVQGGKGLTEMILSAEDL from the coding sequence ATGGTCTTGACTGGGGCGGAAATTGTAATCAGGTGCCTGCAGGAAGAAAAGGTCGACTACGTGTTCGGCTATCCTGGTGGCGCTGTCCTGTTTATCTACGACGAGTTGTTCAAGCAGGATCAGGTCCGTCACGTCCTCGTTCGCCATGAACAGGCCGCCGTGCACGCCGCCGACGCCTACGCGCGCTCGACCGAGAAAATCGGCGTGGCGCTGGTGACTTCCGGCCCGGGCGCCACCAACGCGGTCACCGGTATCGCGACTGCGTTCTGCGACTCGATCCCGATGGTGATCATTTCCGGCCAGGTCCCGACCGCCGCGATTGGTCAGGATGCCTTCCAGGAAGTGGACACGGTGGGCATCACCCGCCCCTGCGTGAAGCACAACTTTCTGGTCAAGAGCGTGGCCGAAATCGCGCCGACCATCAAGAAGGCCTTCTATCTGGCCAACACCGGCCGTCCGGGCCCGGTGCTGGTGGACATCCCCAAGGATGTCACCGCCCAGAAAGGCGAATACAGCTATCCCGATTCCGTGGACATGCGCTCGTACAACCCGGTGGTCAAAGGCCATCACGGACAGATCAAGAAGGCCATCAAGCTGCTCAAGCAAGCCAAGCGCCCGATGATCTACACCGGTGGTGGCGTGGTGCTGGGTAACGCGGCAGAGGCGCTGACGACCCTGGTGCGCAAGCTGGGCATGCCGGTCACCAACACGCTGATGGGCCTGGGTGGCTATCCGGCCACCGACAAACAGTATCTGGGCATGCCGGGCATGCACGGCACCTACGAAGCGAACATGTCGATGCATTTTTCTGACGTGCTGCTGGCCGTGGGTGCGCGCTTCGATGATCGCGTGATCGGCGACCCCAACCACTTCGGCCAGGAACCGCGCCAGATCATCCACATCGACATCGACCCCTCCTCCATCTCCAAGCGGGTGAAGGTGGATGTGCCGATCGTGGGCGACGTGAAGGAAGTGCTCGAAGAGATGATCCGCCTCGTCGACACCGCCGAGGAAGAGCAGGACGAAGCCGCCCTGGCCACCTGGTGGAAACAGATCGACGAATGGCGCTCGCGCGACTGCATGAAGTACAAGAACTCGGACGAGATCATCAAGCCGCAGTTCGTGGTGGAGAAACTGTGGGAAGTGACTGGCGGCGACGCCATCATCACCTCCGACGTGGGCCAGCACCAGATGTGGGCCGCGCAGTACTACAAGTTCGACAAGCCGCGCCGCTGGCTCAACTCCGGCGGCCTGGGCACCATGGGCGTGGGCATGCCCTACGCCATGGGCGCGCAACTTGCGCACCCGGACATGCAGGTGGCCTGCGTGACCGGTGAAGCCTCGATCCAGATGAACATCCAGGAGCTGTCCACCTGCAAGCAGTTCCGCCTGCCGATCAAGATCTGCAACCTGAACAACCGCTATCTGGGCATGGTGCGCCAGTGGCAGGAGCTGTTCCACGGTGGCCGATACTCCGAGTCCTACATGGACTCGTTGCCCGATTTTGCCAAGCTGGCCGAATCCTATGGCCACATCGGCATCCAGGTGAAGAACCCGAGCGACGTGGAAGGCGCACTGCGTGAAGCCTTCTCGCGCAAGAACGATCTGGTCTTCCTCGATTTCCTCGTGGACCAGACCGAAAACGTGTATCCGATGGTTCAGGGTGGCAAGGGTCTGACCGAGATGATCCTGTCCGCCGAGGACCTGTAA
- a CDS encoding RNA polymerase sigma factor has protein sequence MASDRELNAFLASVERRAFKQAVLLLRDDAGALDAVQEAMLRLATKYGDKPAGEWPMLFQRILQNVVRDMLRRQKVRNLWVSMWSGFRQRDGEEDAGDPLDTLEAADESNLRLSPEKLAGRDELLGIIEAEIERLPQRQREAFMMRYWEDMDTAETAAAMGCSEGSVKTHCSRATKALAAALKAKGIEL, from the coding sequence CTGGCTTCTGATCGCGAACTGAACGCCTTTCTCGCCAGCGTCGAGCGGCGCGCCTTCAAACAGGCGGTATTGCTGCTCAGGGATGACGCCGGGGCGCTCGACGCCGTGCAGGAAGCCATGCTGCGTCTGGCCACCAAATATGGTGACAAGCCGGCCGGGGAATGGCCGATGCTGTTCCAGCGCATCCTGCAGAATGTGGTGCGCGACATGTTGCGGCGCCAGAAAGTGCGTAACCTCTGGGTGTCGATGTGGTCCGGCTTTCGCCAGCGGGACGGCGAGGAGGACGCAGGTGATCCCCTGGATACACTCGAAGCGGCCGATGAATCCAACCTGCGTCTGTCGCCCGAAAAACTTGCTGGGCGAGACGAGTTGCTGGGCATCATCGAGGCCGAAATCGAGCGCCTGCCACAGCGTCAACGTGAAGCGTTCATGATGCGTTACTGGGAAGACATGGATACGGCAGAGACGGCAGCGGCCATGGGATGCTCCGAAGGCAGCGTGAAAACGCACTGCTCGCGGGCAACCAAGGCACTGGCTGCGGCATTGAAGGCGAAGGGGATCGAGTTATGA
- a CDS encoding DUF3619 family protein, translating to MNEEQRFGRRVAHLLSESASRIDPATLDRLQQARRDAVRLRRRSRLDLIPHRLDWGMLTGALRPALTAMLVVAVFAAGDYFNKQHTLAQRSEVETALLADDLPIDAYLDQGFRAWLQNESRS from the coding sequence ATGAACGAAGAGCAGCGATTTGGTCGGCGGGTGGCGCACCTGCTGAGCGAGTCGGCCAGCCGGATCGACCCGGCGACGCTCGATCGGCTTCAGCAGGCCCGTCGTGACGCCGTACGGCTACGCCGGCGCAGCCGCCTCGACCTCATTCCGCACCGTCTCGACTGGGGCATGCTCACGGGCGCCCTCAGGCCGGCGCTGACAGCCATGCTGGTGGTGGCGGTCTTCGCCGCCGGTGACTATTTCAATAAACAACACACGCTCGCACAACGCAGCGAGGTGGAGACGGCATTGCTGGCAGACGATCTGCCCATCGATGCCTATCTGGACCAAGGATTCCGAGCATGGCTGCAAAACGAATCGCGCTCCTGA
- a CDS encoding DUF3106 domain-containing protein: MAAKRIALLIGALLPMMVGAADWSSLSGQEQRALAPLSSQWPSLTGDQQTKWRGIVEHFDSLTPEEQERVGRRMKEWSSLSPQERQRALDQYRALRNIPPEEREALRQRWQEYQKLSPEERERVRDEARQKRSNRSNKGER; encoded by the coding sequence ATGGCTGCAAAACGAATCGCGCTCCTGATCGGTGCGCTGCTGCCGATGATGGTCGGGGCAGCGGACTGGTCGAGCCTGAGTGGGCAGGAGCAGCGCGCCCTGGCGCCGCTGTCGTCCCAGTGGCCCTCGCTCACCGGTGACCAGCAGACCAAGTGGCGGGGCATCGTCGAGCATTTCGACAGCCTGACGCCCGAGGAGCAGGAACGTGTCGGGCGACGGATGAAGGAGTGGTCAAGCCTGTCGCCGCAGGAGCGTCAACGTGCGCTCGACCAGTACCGGGCGTTGCGCAATATTCCCCCGGAAGAGCGTGAAGCGTTGCGCCAGCGCTGGCAGGAGTACCAGAAGCTGTCACCGGAAGAGCGTGAGCGGGTTCGGGACGAAGCGCGTCAGAAGCGCAGCAATCGCAGCAACAAGGGTGAGCGGTGA
- a CDS encoding RDD family protein — MVEIAGLRRRFAALVYEALLLLGVLALLWLVPNLIVSLVFEVAEPGWLGWLHIFAVLGFYFLWYWRGSGQTLAMQTWRLRLVTAQEGKQVSFKRALLRYVLCWPSVLLFGGGLWWAFIDRDKQFAHDRLAGTVVVLLPGRPS, encoded by the coding sequence GTGGTCGAGATCGCCGGATTGCGGCGACGTTTTGCGGCGCTGGTTTACGAAGCGCTACTCCTTCTCGGTGTGCTGGCGCTGTTGTGGCTGGTGCCGAATCTGATTGTGAGCCTGGTGTTCGAAGTTGCTGAACCCGGATGGCTGGGGTGGCTGCATATCTTCGCCGTTCTGGGGTTTTACTTTCTCTGGTATTGGCGTGGCAGCGGGCAAACCCTCGCCATGCAGACCTGGCGGTTACGTCTTGTGACGGCGCAAGAGGGCAAACAGGTCAGCTTCAAACGCGCCCTGTTGCGTTATGTGCTGTGCTGGCCCTCGGTGCTGTTGTTCGGCGGTGGCCTTTGGTGGGCCTTCATCGATCGGGACAAGCAGTTCGCCCACGATCGCCTGGCCGGGACCGTGGTGGTCCTGCTTCCGGGGCGGCCGAGCTGA
- a CDS encoding putative selenate ABC transporter substrate-binding protein, with translation MTHFASRRALMRALAAGAAGLCLSFSAFAADVLRVSAIPDESPTELQRKFQPLGEYLEARLGMPVKFVPVTDYAAVVEALGAGKVDLAWLGGFTYVQAKLRTDGKAVPLVQREQDAVFTSKFITARDDIKTYADLKGKTFAFGSPSSTSGHLMPRHFLAEAGVVPEDDFANVAFSGAHDATAAFVAAGKVDAGALNASVWDKLVQQGKVDTSKVHVFQTTPAYFDYNWTVRGDLDPAVQEKIKAAFLALDPANPEHKAILDLQRASRFIPTQSSNYDGIESAARAAGLIR, from the coding sequence ATGACTCACTTCGCCTCGCGACGTGCGCTGATGCGCGCGCTCGCTGCCGGTGCTGCCGGCCTTTGCCTCTCCTTTTCCGCTTTCGCCGCTGACGTGCTGCGTGTTTCAGCGATTCCCGATGAGTCGCCCACGGAATTGCAGCGCAAGTTCCAGCCGCTTGGCGAATACCTCGAAGCCCGGTTGGGCATGCCGGTGAAGTTCGTGCCGGTGACCGATTACGCGGCCGTGGTCGAAGCGCTGGGTGCCGGCAAGGTGGATCTGGCCTGGCTCGGCGGCTTCACCTATGTTCAGGCCAAGCTGCGTACCGACGGCAAAGCGGTGCCGCTCGTTCAGCGCGAGCAGGACGCCGTCTTCACCTCCAAGTTCATCACCGCGCGCGACGATATCAAGACCTACGCCGACCTGAAGGGCAAGACCTTTGCCTTCGGCTCGCCGTCGTCCACGTCGGGTCACCTGATGCCGCGCCATTTCCTGGCCGAAGCCGGTGTGGTGCCTGAAGACGATTTCGCCAATGTGGCGTTCTCCGGTGCCCACGACGCCACGGCCGCCTTCGTGGCCGCAGGCAAGGTTGATGCCGGCGCCCTGAATGCTTCGGTGTGGGACAAACTGGTCCAGCAGGGCAAGGTCGATACGAGCAAGGTGCACGTCTTCCAGACCACGCCGGCCTATTTCGATTACAACTGGACGGTGCGCGGTGATCTGGACCCGGCGGTTCAGGAAAAGATCAAGGCAGCCTTCCTGGCGCTGGATCCGGCCAATCCCGAGCATAAGGCGATCCTCGACCTGCAGCGCGCCAGCCGTTTCATTCCGACGCAATCGTCGAACTATGACGGCATCGAGTCGGCGGCCCGTGCCGCCGGCCTGATCCGCTGA
- a CDS encoding phosphonate ABC transporter ATP-binding protein: MSAIVLRSISVRLGGRLVLDDVSLSIAASDRVALIGPSGAGKTTLLRVMGAHLRPTCGEVDLLGGAPWRLGAGDLRQLRARIGKMYQAPPLPPRQRVVTAVLAGRLGQWPLWRSLASLVYPLDIGGARAVLAPLELEDRMFDRCDALSGGQRQRVAVARLLYQQPDLLLADEPVSALDPALARSVIVRLAETAQGRGVPLVSSLHAVDLAIAHFTRVVGLREGRVAFDLPVEAVTRTHIDALYAGVPAASVAADERITAPRLTRCA; the protein is encoded by the coding sequence ATGAGCGCCATCGTCCTGCGCTCGATCAGTGTCCGACTCGGCGGCCGGCTCGTGCTCGATGATGTGAGTCTGAGCATTGCAGCCAGTGACCGTGTGGCACTGATCGGGCCGTCCGGAGCCGGCAAGACCACGTTGCTGCGGGTGATGGGGGCGCATCTGCGCCCGACCTGCGGCGAAGTGGATCTGCTGGGCGGGGCGCCCTGGCGCCTGGGCGCTGGCGACTTGCGCCAATTGCGGGCGCGCATCGGCAAGATGTATCAAGCGCCCCCGTTGCCGCCGCGCCAGCGCGTGGTGACGGCTGTGCTCGCCGGTCGACTGGGGCAATGGCCTTTGTGGCGATCACTGGCCTCATTGGTGTATCCGCTCGATATCGGCGGTGCGCGTGCGGTGCTCGCTCCCCTCGAACTCGAAGACCGGATGTTTGATCGCTGCGACGCCCTGTCCGGCGGGCAGCGTCAGCGGGTCGCGGTGGCGCGTCTGCTTTATCAGCAGCCCGATCTGCTGCTGGCGGACGAGCCGGTCTCCGCACTCGATCCGGCCTTGGCCCGGTCGGTCATCGTGCGTCTGGCAGAAACGGCGCAGGGGCGGGGAGTGCCCCTGGTGTCCAGCCTTCATGCCGTGGATCTGGCCATCGCGCACTTCACCCGTGTGGTTGGACTGCGTGAGGGCCGCGTTGCTTTCGACCTGCCTGTCGAGGCGGTGACCAGGACCCATATCGACGCGCTGTATGCCGGGGTGCCCGCAGCCTCTGTGGCTGCCGATGAGCGCATCACCGCCCCGCGCCTGACGCGCTGCGCATGA
- a CDS encoding PhnE/PtxC family ABC transporter permease, with translation MNPSERDPAARGRLTALLCVLVVLWPLLRLAEFQPAALFDPANLKTIGAFLGTFLPPETGGDFLVLLWGATLDTLAIATAGIAGAWVIAIPLALLLTRSLSVSRLEGGGGWPGRVVRAGARLITLVLRGVPELVWGLVFVRIFGLGPAAGVAALTVTYGGMLAKVYAEILESTDQRPVRALLASGAGRLPALTYGLLPTASDELISYTVYRWECAVRASVVMGFVGAGGLGQLMDQSMKMLNGGEASAILMTFLLLVMAADALSRTLRRSLA, from the coding sequence ATGAACCCCAGCGAGCGTGACCCGGCGGCGCGTGGCCGCCTGACGGCGCTCCTGTGCGTGCTGGTGGTGCTCTGGCCGTTGCTGAGGCTGGCCGAATTTCAGCCGGCTGCGTTGTTTGATCCGGCCAACCTGAAAACGATCGGCGCCTTCCTGGGGACATTCCTTCCGCCGGAAACCGGGGGCGATTTCCTCGTGCTTCTGTGGGGGGCCACGCTCGATACCCTGGCCATTGCCACGGCCGGTATCGCGGGTGCCTGGGTGATTGCGATTCCCCTGGCCTTGCTGCTCACGCGCAGTCTGAGCGTGAGTCGCCTCGAAGGCGGGGGTGGATGGCCCGGGCGCGTCGTCCGCGCCGGTGCACGGCTCATCACCCTTGTGTTGCGTGGCGTCCCTGAGCTGGTCTGGGGGCTCGTGTTCGTGCGTATTTTCGGTCTCGGACCGGCGGCGGGTGTCGCGGCGCTGACGGTGACCTATGGCGGCATGCTGGCCAAGGTGTATGCCGAAATTTTGGAGTCGACCGACCAGCGCCCGGTACGTGCGCTGCTCGCGTCCGGCGCGGGCCGTTTGCCCGCGCTCACCTATGGGCTGTTGCCGACCGCGAGCGATGAGCTGATCTCATACACGGTCTATCGGTGGGAATGCGCGGTACGTGCTTCGGTCGTGATGGGTTTCGTTGGTGCGGGCGGGCTGGGCCAGTTGATGGACCAGTCCATGAAGATGCTCAACGGTGGCGAGGCCAGTGCCATCCTCATGACCTTCCTGCTGCTGGTGATGGCGGCAGACGCCCTCAGTCGCACCCTGCGCCGATCACTCGCATGA
- the phnE gene encoding phosphonate ABC transporter, permease protein PhnE, translated as MSAQFHAPRRGPLILLVLMLAVVASVVRLDLLPALAEASGSAGELLGFLARFTAPELKPAFLAKVGQGVLETLAISLIGTLLAVIGAVALALPASGRWGRTASVVSRFCLNVLRSVPELVWATITVLAAGLGPFAGTLALCLHTAGVLGRLYAEALENADQRPEAALRAAGAPVVPAFVYGVLPMVAPQWLAYGLYRWEMNIRMAAVLGFVGAGGLGAQLYYAMSLFQEARAATIIVAMLLLSWAVDAVSGALRRHFVLAA; from the coding sequence ATGAGCGCGCAGTTTCACGCACCGCGACGCGGGCCGCTGATCTTGCTGGTCCTGATGCTGGCCGTCGTGGCCAGTGTCGTCCGGCTCGATCTGCTCCCCGCGCTTGCCGAGGCGAGCGGCAGCGCTGGCGAGTTGCTGGGTTTTCTTGCGCGCTTCACCGCTCCCGAACTGAAGCCGGCGTTTCTGGCTAAGGTTGGTCAGGGAGTGCTCGAGACGCTCGCCATTTCCCTGATCGGCACCTTGCTGGCGGTGATCGGTGCCGTGGCGCTGGCGCTGCCAGCGAGCGGGCGCTGGGGGCGCACGGCGTCGGTGGTCAGCCGGTTCTGTCTGAACGTCTTGCGTTCGGTGCCCGAGCTGGTGTGGGCGACGATCACCGTGCTCGCCGCGGGCTTGGGCCCCTTTGCGGGCACCCTGGCGCTTTGCCTGCACACTGCGGGTGTGCTGGGCCGTCTCTATGCAGAGGCGCTCGAGAACGCCGATCAGCGACCCGAGGCCGCCTTGCGCGCTGCGGGTGCTCCCGTGGTGCCCGCGTTCGTGTACGGCGTGCTCCCCATGGTGGCGCCGCAGTGGCTGGCGTACGGGCTGTATCGCTGGGAGATGAACATTCGTATGGCCGCGGTGCTGGGTTTCGTCGGCGCGGGGGGGCTGGGCGCGCAGTTGTACTACGCGATGTCCTTGTTCCAGGAGGCTCGCGCTGCGACGATCATCGTCGCCATGTTGCTCTTGTCATGGGCGGTGGACGCGGTGAGCGGAGCACTCAGGCGCCATTTCGTGCTCGCCGCCTGA
- a CDS encoding CsbD family protein, whose protein sequence is MNSDIIEGKWEQLKGKAKVKWGKLTDDDLDVVEGRRDILAGKIQERYGISRDEAEKQLDAWEDTGRH, encoded by the coding sequence ATGAACAGCGACATTATCGAAGGCAAGTGGGAACAACTCAAGGGCAAGGCCAAGGTCAAGTGGGGCAAGCTCACCGACGACGATCTTGATGTGGTTGAAGGCCGTCGTGACATTCTCGCCGGCAAGATCCAGGAGCGTTACGGCATCTCCCGCGATGAAGCTGAAAAGCAGCTGGACGCGTGGGAAGACACCGGCCGTCACTGA
- a CDS encoding DUF1328 domain-containing protein yields the protein MLHYAIVFFIIALIAALFGFGGIAAGAAGIAKILFVVFLVMAIASFVVNAMRSR from the coding sequence ATGCTTCACTATGCTATCGTTTTTTTCATTATTGCCCTGATCGCCGCTCTGTTCGGCTTCGGTGGTATCGCGGCCGGTGCCGCAGGAATCGCCAAGATTCTGTTTGTGGTCTTCCTGGTCATGGCCATCGCCAGCTTTGTGGTCAATGCAATGCGCAGTCGATGA
- a CDS encoding response regulator, whose translation MLRVGIVDDHQIVRAGFKEMLGDAVQLRIVFEAGSGEEALSALREQECDVMLLDLSLPGQSGMDVLRIVRQRFPDVSVLVLSGFPEERYALSMIRNGAGGYICKDCERDELIKAIQTVAAKRRYVSAKTAELLAEEMLGGGVSSPHESLSEREMQVFLRLAKGESVSDIADTLNLSVKTISTYRTRLLEKLELASNAELAAYAVRNGLLME comes from the coding sequence ATGCTGCGAGTGGGAATCGTGGACGATCATCAGATCGTTCGCGCAGGTTTCAAGGAAATGCTGGGCGATGCCGTTCAGTTGCGTATCGTCTTCGAGGCAGGCTCGGGCGAAGAGGCGCTCAGTGCACTTCGCGAACAGGAGTGCGACGTGATGCTGCTGGACCTGTCGCTACCGGGTCAAAGTGGCATGGATGTACTACGCATCGTGCGCCAGCGGTTCCCCGATGTGTCGGTGCTGGTGCTCAGCGGATTCCCCGAGGAGCGCTACGCGCTGTCGATGATCCGCAATGGTGCGGGCGGATACATCTGCAAGGATTGCGAGCGCGACGAATTGATCAAGGCGATCCAGACGGTCGCAGCCAAGCGGCGCTATGTATCGGCCAAGACGGCTGAGCTGCTGGCGGAAGAAATGCTCGGTGGTGGGGTGTCCTCACCTCATGAGTCGTTGTCGGAACGGGAGATGCAGGTGTTTCTGCGTCTTGCCAAGGGAGAATCGGTCTCCGATATTGCAGATACGCTGAATCTGAGTGTCAAGACGATCAGCACGTACAGAACGCGCTTGCTGGAAAAACTCGAACTTGCCAGCAATGCGGAACTCGCCGCGTACGCGGTGCGCAATGGACTTCTGATGGAGTAG
- a CDS encoding response regulator yields the protein MLKILLVEDSPILQEMLAEMIDDIDGVELCGRATGEQEALACLNESSIDLAIVDLELNEGSGLGVLKHVSECDNASSRPRAVVFSSYAHSVVRARCEALGAEAFFDKAQGMDELIDFVEQAAAEAA from the coding sequence ATGCTGAAGATCCTGCTCGTTGAGGATTCGCCGATCCTTCAGGAAATGTTGGCTGAGATGATCGACGACATCGATGGCGTCGAGCTCTGCGGCAGAGCGACGGGTGAGCAGGAAGCCTTGGCATGCCTGAACGAATCCTCGATTGACCTGGCCATTGTCGACCTCGAACTGAACGAGGGCAGTGGTCTGGGTGTGCTCAAGCATGTGAGCGAATGCGACAATGCATCGTCGCGGCCGCGTGCGGTCGTATTTTCCAGTTATGCCCATTCGGTCGTGCGTGCGCGCTGCGAAGCGCTCGGCGCGGAAGCCTTCTTCGACAAGGCTCAGGGCATGGATGAGTTGATCGACTTTGTTGAACAGGCAGCCGCCGAAGCGGCCTGA